TGGACGATTTCCATGTGGAGCAGCCCCAGGAAACCCAGCCGGAACCCCAGGCCCAGCGCGTCGCTGCTGTCCGCGTGGTACTGGAACGACGCGTCGTTCAGGTGCAGCTTGTCCAGCGCGTCCCGCAGCTCCTCATAGTCCGAGGAGTTCGCCGGGTACATCCCCGAGAAGACCACCGGCTTGATCTCCGCGTAGCCCGGCAATGCCTCCTCCGCCGGGCGGTCCAGGTCCGTCACCGTGTCGCCCACGCGCGTGTCCGCCAGGGTCTTGATGTTGCAGATGAGGTAGCCCACCTCGCCCGCGCCAAGGCGCTCGCTGGGCACCGCCTCCGGCTTGAACACGCCCACCTCGATCACCTCGTACCGCGACCCTGTGGACATCATCGTCACCCGCTGCCCCTTGCGCAGCTCGCCGTCCACCACCCGCAGGTAGATGATCACGCCCCGGTAAATGTTGTACACCGCGTCAAAAATGAGCGCCCGCAGCGGCGCGGTGAAATTCCCCTTCGGCGGGGGAATCCGCGCCACCACCGCCTCCAGCACCTCCCTCGTCCCCAGGCCCGACTTGGCGCTCGCAAGAATCGCGTCGTCCGCGGGCAGGCCGATCACGTCCTCGATCTGGTGCCGCGCGTCGTCCACGTCCGCCGCCGGCAGGTCTATCTTGTTGATGACCGGGATGATCTCCAGGTTCTGCTCCACCGCCTTGTACGCGTGCGCCAGCGTCTGCGCCTCCACACCCTGCGCCGCGTCCACCAGCAGCAGCGCCCCCTCGCACGCCTGCATCGAGCGCGAAACCTCGTAGGAGAAGTCCACATGCCCCGGCGTGTCTATCAGGTTGAGGATGTACTCCTTCCCGTCCTCCGCCGTGTAGTCCATCCGCACCGCCACCGACTTGATGGTGATCCCGCGCTCACGCTCGATGTCCATCGAGTCCAGCGTCTGCTCCTTCAGGTTGCGGTCGTCCACCGTGTGGGTGAACTGGAGCATCCGGTCCGCCAGCGTGGACTTGCCGTGGTCTATGTGGGCGATGATGCAGAAGTTGCGTATGTTGTCACGGGGCGCGCTCATCAAGTTTCCCTGGCTGTGAAAAAACCAGCCGTTTCACGGGCGGGACGACTCCGCCGCATGGCTTGGCCGTCCCGGCCATGGTTTGCGGGGGGCGGCTCAGCCGAACATCTGCCGCAGCACCCGCGTGCTTCGAAAATCACTTTCAAGCTGGCGCGCCGCGAAGCACGCCATCATCTCAAACACCGCCCCCGCCTCCGCCCTTTCCGGCGGCGCGTCCGTGTCCGCCATCACCCGCAGCGCCAGCGCCTCGCCCGGCGTCAGCCGCCGGTCGCCCGCCTTCTCCGCCAGGCCGTGCTCGTGCGAGAACCACCGGGCCGCCTCCGGCGGCGCCCCCGTGTCCGCGCAGGCGCCCAACTCCGGCGCGTGGCCCAGCACGCAAAGGATGCGGTGCGCCAGGCAGGCCGTCCAGGCCCGCGCGTCGCCCGGCTCCGTCGCCAGCGCCGCCAGCGACGCCGACAGCGCGCCGTACAGCTCCTCCGCCGGCGCGTTCTCCACCACCGCCCGCTGGCACAGCTCCAGGAGAAACGCCGCGTGCGTCAGGCGCTCCACGTTCCGCTTCAGGCCGGGCCAGGCCTCCAACAGCGAGGCCTCGGCGAGGTTTTGCACCCCGCGCCCGTCCTTCCAGTAATACACCAGCTCGACCCGGTTGAACGTGTCCAGCACCGCCGCCAGACCGCTGTTTTTCCGGCGCATGCCCTTCGCCAGACAGGCAAGCCTGCCCCGGTCCGGCGTCAGAAATGTCACCACCGCGCTGGTGTCGCCGAAATCCACCTTGCGCAGCACGATGCCTTCGGTTTTTTCCTGGGACAATCCGGCCTCCGCGCCCTGCTTCAAGGCCCGTTTACAACCCGTCTGGAGGGTCCAAATCATACCATTCCGGGGGAATAAGGCGCAAATGCAGACTTCCTGATCTCTGCTGGTGGAGGGATGCGGTTCTGCCTTTGGAGTGCGGCGGCTTGCCGCCGCTTTTTGTGTTGAATGCCGTGTTTCCAGCCACAGGGGCGTGGCCCCTGCGAAGAAAAGCGGCGGCATGCCGCCGCACTCCAAAGAACCGTCACATGGACATTTTTGTCTGCGCTCCAAGTGACATAGACAATTCCGCATTCCGCATTCGTTACAATACGGCGAACCTTTTCGGAAATATGGTGTCCAACAGCAATGAACGATGACATGTCCCCAATACCGGACGAACCCCGGAACACGGCGGAACTGGACGATTTCCAACTGGTCCGCCGTGCCCAGGACCATGACATGGACGCCTTTTCCATTCTCATACGCCGCCATCAGGGGCGGGCATTCGCGCTGGCATGGCGCCTCACGGGCCACCGCGAGGACGCCCGCGACCTGGTCCAGGAGGCCTTTGTCCGCGCATGGACCGGTCTCGCCGATTTCCGCAACGACTCCCGCTTCGGCACCTGGCTCCACAGGATTCTCCTGAACCTGGCGCGGAACCGCCACCGCGACGCGGGGCGAAAGGGCCGGGACCGGGTGGTCCCGCTCGCCGATTTCCGCGACGCCGACGGCCATGCGCCCGAATCCGCCGTCCCCGCCTCGGGCTCTCCCCGCGACGCCGCCGTCGGCCATGAAGTCGAGGAGGCGCTGGCCGCCTGCCTCGATGGGCTGCCTGAACAGTACCGCGAGGCCTTTGTCCTCCGGATTCAGGCGGGCATGGACTATGCCCAAATCGCGGAAAACCTGGACTGCCCCCTGGGCACGGTGAAATCCCGCATCTGCGGGGCCCGCCGCCTCCTCGCGCAATGTCTTGAGGCGCGCGGCGTGCTTTCGGGAGACCGGCCATGAACATGCGGGATTTCCGCGACGACCTGTCCGCCTATATGGACAATGAACTGGAACCCAACCGCCGCGCGGAAATGGAGGCCGCCCTGGCCGAATCCGCCGAACTCCGCGACACCCTCGCTCGGCTGCGCCGCGTGGACGCCCTGTTCCACGCCGCCGCCGTGCCGGACTGCCCCGATGAACTGGCCGGCGCGGTCCTGGACACCATTGACACCCTTCCCCGCGCCGCGCGGAATACGGTGCGCCTCCATCGTTCCCGCCATCTGGTGCGGCGGCGCGCAACGGCCCAGTTGGCCGCCGCGGCGTTGCTGCTCCTCGGCGGGTTTGGCATGGTGGCCTATCTGCGGATGGCCCCGCCCCAGGCCGGCCGGAGGCCCGCCGAAGCCTTCATGGCGATGCAGGACAAGGTGAT
This portion of the Candidatus Hydrogenedentota bacterium genome encodes:
- the lepA gene encoding elongation factor 4, whose amino-acid sequence is MSAPRDNIRNFCIIAHIDHGKSTLADRMLQFTHTVDDRNLKEQTLDSMDIERERGITIKSVAVRMDYTAEDGKEYILNLIDTPGHVDFSYEVSRSMQACEGALLLVDAAQGVEAQTLAHAYKAVEQNLEIIPVINKIDLPAADVDDARHQIEDVIGLPADDAILASAKSGLGTREVLEAVVARIPPPKGNFTAPLRALIFDAVYNIYRGVIIYLRVVDGELRKGQRVTMMSTGSRYEVIEVGVFKPEAVPSERLGAGEVGYLICNIKTLADTRVGDTVTDLDRPAEEALPGYAEIKPVVFSGMYPANSSDYEELRDALDKLHLNDASFQYHADSSDALGLGFRLGFLGLLHMEIVQERLEREFGLNLVTTMPNVAYTITTTDGNVTVIEKASQMPPAGEIEMIEEPYIEADILCPTQYLSTVIELCKKKRGVHVRVDYIDGRRCMAVYQMPLAEIVIDFYDKLKSYTRGYGSLEYRIIGNRPGDLVKLDIMLNGDVVDALSTIVHRDNSVYLGRALASKLRKLIPRQQYEIAIQAAISRKIIVRETIKPLRKNVTAKCYGGDITRKRKLLEKQKEGKKRMKQVGTVEVPQEAFMALLRVTEEDGN
- the recO gene encoding DNA repair protein RecO, which encodes MSQEKTEGIVLRKVDFGDTSAVVTFLTPDRGRLACLAKGMRRKNSGLAAVLDTFNRVELVYYWKDGRGVQNLAEASLLEAWPGLKRNVERLTHAAFLLELCQRAVVENAPAEELYGALSASLAALATEPGDARAWTACLAHRILCVLGHAPELGACADTGAPPEAARWFSHEHGLAEKAGDRRLTPGEALALRVMADTDAPPERAEAGAVFEMMACFAARQLESDFRSTRVLRQMFG
- a CDS encoding sigma-70 family RNA polymerase sigma factor, with the translated sequence MNDDMSPIPDEPRNTAELDDFQLVRRAQDHDMDAFSILIRRHQGRAFALAWRLTGHREDARDLVQEAFVRAWTGLADFRNDSRFGTWLHRILLNLARNRHRDAGRKGRDRVVPLADFRDADGHAPESAVPASGSPRDAAVGHEVEEALAACLDGLPEQYREAFVLRIQAGMDYAQIAENLDCPLGTVKSRICGARRLLAQCLEARGVLSGDRP